From the Mycobacteriales bacterium genome, one window contains:
- the tnpB gene encoding IS607 family element RNA-guided endonuclease TnpB, producing the protein METRKDVVAPWWRENSKEAYNTGLDALARGLDAWGKSRKGERAGKAVGFPRFKTARARRSVRFTTGAIRVEATRHHVTLPRVGKLKTHESTRKLARRIEASTARILSATVAEDSAGRWHVSFQTIVAAKTRPAHAGRSPHPVVGVDVGVKDLLVVATPDGVEVALVPAPKPYAKVQTRLRALQRKAARQHGPYDPATRIKQRPSKRWVKTQARIGRTHARAAAVRRDALHKATTILAQQHQVNTVETLNTSGMRSAGGAYKKGLNRALADAALAEIRRMLGYKTRWYGTTLVEADRWYPSSKTCSGCGRRKPNLTLADRTYICEHCGLTIGRDLNAAINLARYGRDLTRGEPCPADSGSVAGRGATHKTRPAQAATAGGSETSTRHNTTGVDPTGTAVSQGTAA; encoded by the coding sequence GTGGAAACCCGTAAGGACGTGGTTGCGCCGTGGTGGCGTGAGAACTCCAAGGAGGCCTACAACACCGGTCTGGACGCTCTGGCCCGCGGGCTGGACGCGTGGGGTAAGTCCCGCAAGGGCGAGCGGGCGGGCAAGGCGGTCGGGTTCCCGAGGTTCAAGACTGCCCGGGCCAGGCGCTCGGTGCGGTTCACCACCGGGGCCATCCGCGTCGAGGCCACCCGCCATCACGTGACCCTGCCGCGGGTGGGCAAACTCAAAACCCACGAGTCCACGAGGAAACTGGCGCGCCGCATCGAGGCTTCGACCGCGCGCATCCTCTCAGCGACCGTTGCCGAGGACTCGGCCGGGCGTTGGCACGTCTCGTTCCAGACCATCGTGGCGGCCAAGACCCGACCCGCACACGCCGGTAGGTCGCCGCATCCGGTGGTCGGTGTCGATGTCGGCGTCAAGGATCTGCTGGTGGTTGCGACCCCGGACGGGGTCGAAGTCGCGCTGGTGCCAGCGCCCAAACCGTACGCGAAGGTGCAGACCCGCCTGCGGGCGTTGCAGCGCAAGGCCGCGCGGCAGCACGGCCCCTACGACCCGGCCACCCGCATCAAGCAGCGGCCCTCGAAGCGGTGGGTAAAGACTCAGGCCCGGATCGGACGTACCCACGCCCGTGCCGCTGCCGTGCGCCGCGACGCGCTCCACAAGGCCACCACCATCCTGGCCCAGCAGCACCAGGTCAACACCGTGGAGACGTTGAACACCTCCGGGATGAGGTCGGCGGGCGGTGCCTACAAGAAGGGCCTGAACCGGGCGCTGGCCGACGCCGCCCTCGCCGAGATCAGGCGGATGCTCGGCTACAAGACCCGCTGGTATGGCACCACACTCGTGGAGGCCGACCGGTGGTACCCATCTTCCAAGACGTGCTCGGGGTGCGGCAGGCGAAAGCCAAACCTGACCCTCGCCGACCGCACCTATATATGTGAGCACTGCGGCCTGACGATCGGCCGTGATCTCAACGCCGCGATCAACCTCGCCCGATACGGGCGAGACCTCACCCGAGGTGAACCGTGTCCCGCCGACAGTGGGTCGGTGGCAGGACGTGGAGCCACCCATAAGACCAGACC
- a CDS encoding IS607 family transposase — MKLAEWARVNGVHPQTAYRWFREDRMPVLARRLESGTIWVDAAPADDTGRTVVYARVSSHDERADLDGQVARLTDWATSNGHMVGEVVREVGSGLNGKRPKLRRILSDPSASVVVVEHRDRLARFGADHLEAALSAHGRRVVVADPGETTDDLVRDMIEVLTFMCARLYGRRGARNRAMRAVTATKHAEETVTGSVGV; from the coding sequence GTGAAGCTAGCTGAGTGGGCGCGGGTGAACGGTGTGCATCCGCAGACCGCGTACCGGTGGTTCCGGGAGGACCGGATGCCGGTGCTAGCTCGGCGTCTGGAGTCGGGCACGATCTGGGTGGACGCGGCCCCGGCCGATGACACCGGCCGAACTGTGGTCTACGCGCGGGTGTCTTCTCATGACGAGCGTGCCGATCTGGACGGGCAGGTCGCACGGCTCACGGACTGGGCTACCAGCAACGGTCACATGGTTGGTGAGGTGGTGCGCGAGGTCGGGTCCGGGTTGAACGGCAAGCGCCCGAAGTTGCGGAGGATCCTGTCGGACCCGTCTGCGAGCGTGGTGGTCGTGGAGCATCGCGACCGGCTGGCCAGGTTCGGGGCCGACCACCTCGAAGCGGCGTTGTCTGCACATGGCCGCCGCGTGGTGGTGGCTGATCCGGGCGAGACCACCGATGATTTGGTGCGAGACATGATCGAGGTCCTCACCTTCATGTGCGCCCGGCTCTACGGGCGTCGGGGTGCGCGGAACCGGGCCATGAGGGCGGTCACCGCCACCAAGCATGCCGAGGAGACAGTCACGGGATCGGTCGGTGTGTGA